The following coding sequences lie in one Coprothermobacter sp. genomic window:
- a CDS encoding type IV pili twitching motility protein PilT, with product MDELKRVPIEIRGLDDILKIVVDRGASDLHLQAGTPPMLRIHKHLLPIGTEMMSGGGIEALVFPIMNDDQKTVFKQHLDFDFSYSVKGLARFRVNVFRQRGTMAVTMRRIPFTIPDLDSLGLPEVVKDLIKLEKGFVLVTGPTGHGKSTTLAAMIDKINQERDVHTVTVEDPVEFLFQHRKGIVVQRELGEDTESFAHALRAVLREDPDIILVGELRDLETIAAALTAAETGHLVFGTLHTNSAPQSIDRIIDVFPAAQQGQIRVQLANVLSAIVTQQLLTRRDGNGLVVATEVLIATPAVRNLIRENKSYQIVSTMQTSGAMGMMTMEKCVKELVAKGIVAADVALRAGVNVKV from the coding sequence ATGGACGAACTCAAGAGGGTACCCATCGAAATAAGGGGCCTGGACGATATCCTGAAGATTGTTGTCGACCGCGGGGCCTCAGACCTGCATTTACAGGCGGGAACGCCGCCCATGCTGCGTATCCACAAGCATCTGTTGCCGATTGGGACCGAGATGATGTCAGGAGGCGGCATCGAAGCGCTTGTGTTTCCCATCATGAACGACGACCAGAAGACTGTGTTCAAGCAGCATCTGGACTTCGACTTCTCCTACTCGGTCAAAGGCCTGGCGCGGTTCCGTGTGAACGTCTTCCGGCAGCGGGGCACGATGGCCGTGACCATGCGGCGTATCCCATTCACCATCCCCGACTTGGATTCACTCGGGCTGCCAGAGGTCGTGAAGGACCTGATCAAGCTGGAGAAGGGCTTTGTGCTCGTGACGGGGCCGACCGGCCATGGCAAGTCGACAACACTTGCGGCGATGATCGACAAGATCAACCAGGAACGCGACGTCCATACGGTCACCGTCGAGGACCCCGTCGAGTTCCTGTTCCAGCACCGCAAGGGCATCGTGGTCCAGCGGGAGCTGGGCGAGGACACGGAATCGTTCGCACATGCTCTGCGCGCCGTGTTGCGAGAGGACCCCGACATCATCCTCGTGGGCGAACTGCGAGACCTGGAGACGATTGCGGCAGCTCTGACGGCCGCCGAGACCGGACACCTGGTGTTCGGGACCCTGCACACCAATTCGGCTCCGCAATCCATCGACCGTATCATCGATGTCTTTCCCGCCGCTCAGCAGGGGCAGATCCGGGTCCAGCTGGCGAACGTGCTGTCAGCCATCGTGACGCAGCAACTTCTGACGCGCAGAGACGGCAACGGGCTGGTCGTGGCCACGGAAGTGCTGATAGCGACACCGGCCGTCCGGAACCTCATCCGTGAGAACAAGTCTTACCAGATTGTCTCCACGATGCAGACCAGCGGTGCCATGGGGATGATGACCATGGAGAAATGCGTCAAGGAGCTTGTGGCCAAGGGGATCGTTGCGGCTGACGTGGCCCTGCGGGCAGGAGTCAACGTCAAGGTCTGA